A single window of Jiangella alkaliphila DNA harbors:
- a CDS encoding 4-hydroxy-3-methylbut-2-enyl diphosphate reductase — MTADGRVLLAAPRGYCAGVDRAVVTVEKALDHYGPPVYVRKQIVHNKHVVETLEQRGAIFVEELSEVPEGALVVFSAHGVSPMVHTEAADRGLRTIDATCPLVTKVHNEARRFAKDDLDIVLIGHNGHEEVEGTAGEAPEHIQLVESPADVDKVQVRDPSRVVWLSQTTLSVDETYETVGKLRERFPALISPPSDDICYATQNRQVAVKEIAAEAELVLVVGSANSSNSVRLVEVALDAGADASYRIDNASEIDEGWLSGVSTVGVTSGASVPEELVADVVAWLGERGFPTVEEHRTTEESLIFSLPRELRRDLKASAAPSAD; from the coding sequence ATGACTGCTGATGGCCGAGTCCTGCTCGCCGCACCCCGGGGCTACTGCGCGGGCGTCGACCGCGCCGTGGTCACGGTCGAGAAGGCGCTGGACCACTACGGCCCGCCGGTCTACGTCCGCAAGCAGATCGTGCACAACAAGCATGTCGTCGAGACGCTCGAGCAGCGCGGCGCGATCTTCGTCGAGGAGCTGTCCGAGGTGCCCGAGGGTGCGCTGGTCGTGTTCTCCGCGCACGGCGTGTCGCCCATGGTGCACACCGAGGCCGCCGACCGCGGCCTGCGCACCATCGACGCGACGTGCCCGCTGGTCACCAAGGTGCACAACGAGGCCCGCCGATTCGCCAAGGACGACCTCGACATCGTGCTCATCGGCCACAACGGGCACGAGGAGGTCGAGGGCACCGCGGGCGAGGCGCCCGAGCACATCCAGCTGGTCGAGAGCCCCGCCGACGTCGACAAGGTGCAGGTCCGCGACCCGTCCCGGGTGGTGTGGCTGTCGCAGACCACGCTGTCGGTCGACGAGACCTACGAGACCGTGGGCAAGCTGCGCGAACGGTTCCCGGCGCTGATCAGCCCGCCCAGCGACGACATCTGCTACGCCACGCAGAACCGTCAGGTCGCGGTCAAGGAGATCGCCGCCGAGGCAGAGCTGGTGCTGGTGGTCGGCTCGGCCAACTCCTCCAACTCGGTGCGGCTGGTCGAGGTCGCCCTCGACGCCGGAGCCGACGCGTCCTACCGCATCGACAACGCGTCCGAGATCGACGAGGGCTGGCTCTCCGGCGTCTCGACGGTCGGCGTGACCAGCGGCGCGTCGGTCCCCGAAGAGCTGGTGGCCGACGTCGTCGCATGGCTGGGGGAGCGCGGCTTCCCCACTGTCGAGGAGCACCGCACCACCGAGGAGTCGCTGATCTTCTCGCTGCCGCGCGAGCTGCGCCGCGACCTCAAGGCGTCGGCGGCGCCGTCGGCCGACTGA
- a CDS encoding DoxX family membrane protein: MTTSSSHDVPIRSTGPDVAEPAAVGIGTPDVRPVALQYVLGLLRLALGWTFLWAFLDKTFGLGYSTPSESAWIDGGSPTTGYLSGVEGPFEDVFNDLAGTTWVDWLFMIGLLGIGLALILGIGMRIAAVAGVLMLAMMYLASLPLDTNPFLDEHLTEALMLIVLALTSSGRYLGLGRLWERIPLVQKHRWLV, translated from the coding sequence ATGACCACGTCCAGCAGCCATGACGTGCCGATCAGGAGCACCGGGCCTGACGTCGCCGAGCCCGCCGCCGTCGGCATCGGAACCCCCGACGTCCGTCCTGTCGCGCTCCAGTACGTCCTGGGCCTCCTGCGACTGGCGCTCGGCTGGACCTTCCTGTGGGCGTTCCTGGACAAGACGTTCGGCCTCGGCTATTCGACCCCGAGCGAGAGCGCCTGGATCGACGGCGGCAGCCCCACCACCGGCTATCTGTCCGGCGTCGAGGGTCCGTTCGAGGACGTCTTCAACGACCTCGCCGGCACCACCTGGGTGGACTGGCTGTTCATGATCGGCCTGCTCGGGATCGGGCTGGCACTGATCCTGGGCATCGGGATGCGGATCGCCGCGGTCGCCGGTGTGCTGATGCTCGCCATGATGTACCTGGCGTCGCTGCCGCTGGACACCAACCCGTTCCTCGATGAGCACCTCACCGAGGCGCTCATGCTGATCGTGCTGGCGCTGACCTCCTCGGGCCGGTACCTCGGGCTGGGCCGCCTCTGGGAGCGGATCCCCCTCGTTCAGAAGCACCGCTGGCTCGTCTGA
- a CDS encoding DUF1707 SHOCT-like domain-containing protein — protein MSDLPARRPEQRASDVDRDLVAEDLRDAFGEGRLDNDEYERRLQAVWEARTYGELDRLTADLPQPLQRERRQAEEKQQKVVEERKKREWREYLDEWQAWAGAAVIMIGIWGISSIASNEAQNFWPVWPLGIWGLILLVGALGGSKADKDKPKSD, from the coding sequence ATGAGCGATCTGCCCGCGCGGCGGCCGGAACAGAGGGCGAGCGACGTCGATCGGGACCTGGTCGCCGAGGATCTGCGCGACGCCTTCGGGGAGGGCCGGCTCGACAACGACGAGTACGAGCGCCGCCTCCAGGCGGTGTGGGAGGCGCGCACCTACGGCGAGCTGGACCGCCTCACCGCCGACCTGCCGCAGCCGTTGCAGCGCGAGCGGCGTCAGGCCGAGGAGAAGCAGCAGAAGGTCGTCGAGGAGCGGAAGAAGCGCGAGTGGCGCGAGTACCTCGACGAGTGGCAGGCGTGGGCCGGCGCGGCGGTTATCATGATCGGCATCTGGGGCATCAGCAGCATCGCGTCGAATGAGGCGCAGAACTTCTGGCCGGTCTGGCCGCTCGGCATCTGGGGGCTGATCCTGCTGGTCGGCGCGCTCGGCGGCAGCAAGGCCGACAAGGACAAGCCCAAGAGCGACTGA
- a CDS encoding pyridoxamine 5'-phosphate oxidase family protein, giving the protein MDAIAPADPAGLETLGRSDCYMLLRTVPIGRIVFTEAALPAIQPVNFVLDGDDVIIRTGMGSKLAAATRSAVVAFEADQYDEDALAGWSVVLVGRAEAVADDAERRRLARLGLTPWALGDRPHYIRVRPEIVRGRRIRRPATL; this is encoded by the coding sequence GTGGACGCGATCGCCCCGGCCGACCCGGCCGGCCTCGAGACCCTGGGCCGCTCGGACTGCTACATGCTGCTGCGGACGGTGCCGATCGGCCGCATCGTCTTCACCGAGGCCGCGCTGCCGGCGATCCAGCCGGTGAACTTCGTCCTCGACGGCGACGACGTGATCATCCGGACCGGCATGGGCTCGAAGCTGGCCGCCGCGACGCGGTCCGCGGTCGTGGCGTTCGAGGCGGACCAGTACGACGAGGACGCGCTGGCCGGCTGGTCGGTGGTGCTGGTCGGCCGGGCCGAGGCGGTCGCTGACGACGCCGAGCGGCGGCGCCTGGCCCGGCTCGGGCTGACGCCGTGGGCGCTGGGGGACCGGCCGCACTACATCCGCGTCCGGCCCGAGATCGTCCGCGGCCGCCGGATCCGCCGTCCGGCCACGCTCTGA
- the xseA gene encoding exodeoxyribonuclease VII large subunit — protein sequence MALDTSPEKPAPVRVISQLIGQWVARLGPVWVEGQVAQYSRRPGTSTAFLTLRDPHAEVSVTVTCPVGLLDTLDAPLADGARVVVHAKPSWYFTRGTLSLAADQLRTVGLGDLLARIERLRKILATEGVFADARKRPLPFLPRVVGLICGRDSKAEHDVLENARRRWPGVRFRVEPVAVQGLNAVSQVMDALRVLDRDPEVDVVIIARGGGSVEDLLPFSDEALVRAVAAAATPVVSAIGHEADTPLLDLVADVRASTPTDAAKRVVPDVLEEAERIRRARERIRSAVRHRLDRERHGLESLRSRPALADPQHGLRLRASELDALVQRARRTVRHALDRAAVEVDHTQARIRALSPAATLERGYAVVQKDDGTVVRQPADVATGDHVRLLVAGGEIAAEIR from the coding sequence GTGGCCCTCGACACATCCCCGGAGAAGCCCGCCCCGGTCCGCGTCATCTCGCAGCTGATCGGCCAGTGGGTGGCCCGGCTCGGCCCGGTCTGGGTCGAGGGGCAGGTGGCGCAGTACTCCCGCCGTCCGGGCACGTCGACGGCGTTCCTCACGCTGCGCGACCCGCACGCCGAGGTGTCGGTGACGGTGACCTGCCCGGTCGGGCTGCTGGACACGCTGGACGCCCCGCTGGCCGACGGCGCCCGCGTCGTCGTGCACGCGAAACCGTCCTGGTACTTCACCCGCGGGACGCTGTCGCTGGCCGCCGACCAGCTACGCACCGTCGGGCTGGGCGACCTGCTGGCCCGTATCGAGCGGCTGCGGAAGATCCTGGCCACCGAGGGCGTCTTCGCCGACGCGCGCAAGCGGCCGCTGCCGTTCCTGCCGCGCGTGGTCGGGCTGATCTGCGGGCGCGACTCCAAGGCCGAGCACGACGTGCTCGAGAACGCCCGGCGGCGCTGGCCCGGCGTCCGGTTCCGGGTCGAGCCGGTCGCCGTGCAGGGGCTGAACGCCGTCAGCCAGGTCATGGACGCGCTGCGGGTGCTCGACCGCGACCCGGAGGTCGACGTCGTCATCATCGCCCGCGGCGGCGGGTCGGTCGAGGACCTGCTGCCGTTCTCCGACGAGGCGCTGGTGCGCGCGGTCGCCGCGGCCGCGACGCCGGTGGTCAGCGCGATCGGGCACGAGGCCGACACGCCGCTACTGGACCTGGTGGCCGACGTCCGCGCGTCGACGCCGACCGACGCGGCCAAGCGGGTGGTGCCCGACGTCCTGGAGGAGGCCGAGCGGATCCGGCGCGCCCGCGAGCGCATCCGCTCCGCCGTCAGGCACCGGCTCGACCGCGAGCGGCACGGCCTGGAGTCGCTGCGGTCCCGTCCCGCGCTGGCCGACCCGCAGCACGGCCTGCGGCTGCGCGCGTCTGAGCTGGACGCCCTCGTGCAACGAGCCCGGCGCACGGTCCGGCACGCGCTCGACCGCGCCGCCGTCGAGGTCGACCACACCCAGGCCCGCATCCGGGCGCTCTCCCCCGCCGCGACGCTGGAGCGCGGCTACGCCGTCGTGCAGAAGGACGACGGCACCGTCGTGCGGCAACCCGCCGACGTCGCGACCGGCGACCACGTGCGGCTGCTGGTCGCGGGCGGCGAGATCGCCGCCGAGATCCGGTAG